The segment ATGATTTCCCCAAATGGTTCTTGCAATACCTGGCCAAGGAAATTTAATACACAACCTTCCTTCTACTTGATTCCCTTTTAATTCTTGTCCGTTTTCATCCATAAGACAGGGCTGAACGCCTATAAATGGCAGCGTTGCATACGTTGGTTTTGTTGGAGTTACAAAAGGGATTGGGGTAATCATCATTCCACCAGTTTCTGTTTGCCACCAAGTATCAATAATCGGACTTTTTTTCTTTCCAATATTGTCATTATACCAGTGCCATGCTTCTTCGTTAATAGGTTCTCCAACAGAACCTAATACTTTTAAAGAAGATAAATCGTATTTATCTACCAACTCGGTTCCGTGTTTTGCTAAAGCTCTAATTGCTGTTGGTGCTGTATAAAATTGATTGATTTTGTGTTTTTCTACAATTTCCCAAAAACGTCCAAAATCGGGATAACTTGGTACACCTTCAAACATAACCGTTGTGGCTCCATTAGCTAATGGCCCATAAACAATGTAAGAATGACCTGTAATCCAACCAATATCTGCTGTACACCAATACACATCATTTTCTTTGTATTGAAAAGCATTTTTAAACGTATACGCGGTATACACCATGTAACCAGCTGTTGTATGTACCATTCCTTTTGGTTGCCCTGTAGAACCTGATGTGTATAAAATAAATAATGGATCTTCTGCGTCCATTATTTCTGCTATATTTTGATCTGAAGCAGCATCCAATAATGGTTGTAACCATTTATCACGTCCTTGTTTCATCGCAATTTCAGAATGAATACGTTTTGCAACTAAAACAGTATTTACACCATCACAACTTTCTAAAGCTTCATCTACAATTCCTTTTAAATCTATTGTTTTTGCACCTCTATAAGAACCGTCTGAAGTAATAACCATTTTACAATCGCTATCATTAATTCTTGTTGACAATGCTGTAGCAGAAAATCCTGCAAAAACTACAGAATGTATTGCTCCAATTCTTGCACAAGCCAAAACAGAGATTGCCAACTCAGGAATCATTGGTAAATAAATACACACACGATCTCCTTTCTTAATACCTTGTTCTTTTAATACATTTGCAAACTTATTTACTCTATGATACAACTGTTTATATGTAATATGTTCTGCTGAATCTTTTGGATCGTTTGGCTCAAATAAAATAGCTGTTTTTTCTCCTCTTGTAACCAAGTGTCTATCAATACAGTTTTCTGTAATATTTAACTTTGCTCCGTCAAACCATTTTACTTCTGGTTTAGAAAAGTCCCAATCTAATACATTGTCCCATTTTTTACGCCAAAGAAAATGCTCTTCTGCTATTTCTTCCCAAAATGCTTCAGGATTACGAATAGATTTTCTATAGACTTGGTAATATTCTTCTAAATGTTTAATGTGATAGTTACTCATAATTCAGTTAGTTGTTTTTAGATTTTCTAAAAATAGAAATTATATTTCTTTTTAGTAGGTTGAGAAGTTATTTTTAAGTGTTTTTTTTAAGGTCTTCAAGTTATAAAATCTAGATTTCTTTTTATCATTTTCTCTACACACAACATTTAACAATAGATGAAATACAAAAATTTAAAATAAATAGAAGTTTAATACTGGTGAGAATAATATATTTGCTTTGAATAATTTTACAGATGATTATAGAAATTATTATAGCAAATTGGTACATTATCTTACTTTTTTTTATAGTTGCAATATTATATTCTTCTGTAGGATTTGGTGGTGGCTCTAGTTATTTAGCAATATTAGCGCTATCTGGTATTGTATTTACCCAAATTAGAGCAACCGCTCTTTTGTGCAATATTGTAGTGGTTTCTGGAAATGTATTTTTATTCTATCAACAAAAAAAAATGAACTGGAAAAAGATACTTCCACTTGTTTTATTCAGTATTCCGATGGCTTATTTAGGCGGATTTCTAAAAATTAGTCAGAATTTTTTC is part of the Polaribacter sp. SA4-10 genome and harbors:
- the acs gene encoding acetate--CoA ligase, whose translation is MSNYHIKHLEEYYQVYRKSIRNPEAFWEEIAEEHFLWRKKWDNVLDWDFSKPEVKWFDGAKLNITENCIDRHLVTRGEKTAILFEPNDPKDSAEHITYKQLYHRVNKFANVLKEQGIKKGDRVCIYLPMIPELAISVLACARIGAIHSVVFAGFSATALSTRINDSDCKMVITSDGSYRGAKTIDLKGIVDEALESCDGVNTVLVAKRIHSEIAMKQGRDKWLQPLLDAASDQNIAEIMDAEDPLFILYTSGSTGQPKGMVHTTAGYMVYTAYTFKNAFQYKENDVYWCTADIGWITGHSYIVYGPLANGATTVMFEGVPSYPDFGRFWEIVEKHKINQFYTAPTAIRALAKHGTELVDKYDLSSLKVLGSVGEPINEEAWHWYNDNIGKKKSPIIDTWWQTETGGMMITPIPFVTPTKPTYATLPFIGVQPCLMDENGQELKGNQVEGRLCIKFPWPGIARTIWGNHQRYKETYFSAYENNYFTGDGALRDEVGYYRITGRVDDVIIVSGHNLGTAPIEDAINEHPAVAESAIVGFPHDIKGSALYGYVTLKDTGEGRDQNNLRKEINQLITDRIGPIAKLDKIQFSEGLPKTRSGKIMRRILRKIASNEMDNLGDTSTLLNPEVVQSIIDNRL